Proteins encoded by one window of bacterium:
- a CDS encoding universal stress protein has translation MKLKKILVCTDFSASARQAVNYAVKLAETNAAKLVVLTVLPDLLLSDEELIMARVSVEKVKQESQEKIAEAHAQLVKQIRPAALKKLRPQFIVRDGKPFVEIVRTARELKVDLIVLASHGQSRIAEMLLGSTTERVVQKAPCSVLVVRAEQHEFKMP, from the coding sequence ATGAAATTGAAAAAGATTCTCGTGTGCACCGACTTCTCCGCCAGCGCGCGGCAGGCCGTCAACTATGCGGTGAAGCTGGCTGAAACCAACGCGGCCAAACTGGTGGTGCTCACGGTATTGCCCGACTTGCTGCTTTCGGATGAAGAATTGATCATGGCGCGGGTGAGTGTGGAGAAGGTGAAGCAGGAGAGCCAGGAAAAGATCGCCGAAGCGCATGCTCAATTGGTGAAACAAATCCGCCCCGCCGCGCTGAAGAAACTGCGGCCGCAATTCATCGTGCGCGACGGCAAGCCCTTCGTCGAAATCGTCCGCACCGCAAGAGAACTGAAAGTTGATTTGATCGTTCTGGCGAGCCACGGCCAGAGCCGGATCGCGGAAATGCTGCTGGGCAGCACCACCGAGCGCGTCGTGCAAAAGGCGCCGTGCTCGGTGCTGGTGGTGCGCGCAGAACAGCATGAATTCAAGATGCCGTGA
- a CDS encoding glucosamine-6-phosphate deaminase has translation MSESTREELTRVERVALTASPFQALYPPTEKIKTIVVANFPALGKLAAMRFLEWVQHNPGGVISLPTGKTPEHFIKWVTHLLGHWDNRDTQAELERNGIDPAMMPDMPSLHFVQIDEFYPINPHQHNSFYHYVREFYIEGFGLDPKKAMLIDCSRIGLEKNETLASVWPDNEVNLELRYKQGKSARERQQKRVLERIDQWCQEYEARLRSLGGIGFFLGGIGPDGHIGFNVRGSDHYSTTRLTPTNYETQAAAASDLGGIEVSRKRLVITIGLGTITHNPDCSAIIIAAGEAKAEIVASAVQSEKNILHPASALQALPNARFYLTMGAAKLLQERQHALLLSAASVEDAEVEHVVVDLAVKLRKRVIDLTENDFLGDRTAHAILAKRQQEHHELTALVQRSLISKLEKGAKALSHTRFLHTEPHHDDLMLGYLPAIVRHMRDASNTHYFVCLTSGFTAVTNQYMRQQLDRLGEFIDMPEFAALLREGYFAPDNDEGRNRDVWQYLDGVAANRNRVKDEGTARRLLRNLIELFDEHDLNNIKDRIAELAHYFDKQYPGKKDPDYIQRLKGMCREWEAECLWGYFGWDCANVRHLRLGFYTGDIFTEEPTVERDVVPVLRTVEDVKPDVVSVALDPEASGPDTHYKVLQAITEALKRYEKHSGRSDLRVWGYRNVWFRFHPSEANIYVPVSLNMFSVMQSAFMNTFISQKDASFPSYEHDGPFSELAQKIQTEQYQRIKICLGREWFHEHESAMIRATRGLVFLKEMNLQEFYQRSRELKQAAENR, from the coding sequence ATGTCTGAATCCACTCGTGAAGAATTGACCCGCGTCGAGCGCGTGGCCCTGACCGCATCGCCCTTTCAGGCGCTCTATCCTCCCACCGAGAAGATCAAAACCATCGTCGTCGCCAACTTCCCCGCGCTCGGCAAGCTGGCGGCGATGCGCTTCCTCGAATGGGTGCAGCACAACCCCGGCGGCGTGATATCCCTGCCCACCGGCAAAACGCCGGAACACTTCATCAAGTGGGTCACACACCTGCTGGGGCATTGGGACAACCGCGATACCCAGGCGGAGTTGGAACGAAACGGTATTGATCCCGCCATGATGCCGGATATGCCAAGCCTGCACTTCGTGCAAATCGACGAGTTCTACCCCATCAATCCCCACCAGCACAACAGCTTCTACCATTACGTGCGCGAATTCTATATAGAAGGCTTCGGGCTTGATCCCAAAAAAGCAATGCTGATCGATTGCTCCAGGATCGGCCTGGAGAAAAACGAGACGCTGGCGAGCGTGTGGCCGGACAACGAGGTCAACCTCGAGCTGCGCTATAAGCAGGGCAAGAGCGCGCGTGAGCGCCAGCAGAAGCGCGTGCTGGAGCGCATTGATCAGTGGTGTCAGGAGTATGAAGCCCGCCTCCGCAGCCTGGGCGGCATCGGCTTTTTCCTCGGTGGCATCGGGCCGGACGGCCACATCGGCTTCAACGTGCGCGGCTCTGATCATTACAGCACCACCCGCCTGACGCCGACCAATTACGAAACCCAGGCCGCGGCGGCCTCGGATTTGGGCGGCATCGAAGTGTCGCGCAAGCGCCTGGTGATTACCATCGGCCTGGGCACGATCACGCACAATCCCGACTGCTCCGCCATCATCATTGCCGCGGGCGAGGCCAAGGCGGAGATCGTTGCCAGCGCGGTGCAGAGCGAAAAGAACATCCTCCATCCCGCCAGCGCGTTGCAGGCGCTGCCGAATGCCCGATTCTATTTGACCATGGGCGCGGCCAAGCTGCTGCAGGAGCGCCAGCACGCCCTGCTCTTGAGCGCGGCCAGCGTCGAGGACGCCGAAGTCGAACACGTAGTGGTCGATCTCGCGGTCAAGCTGCGCAAGCGCGTGATCGATTTGACCGAGAACGATTTCCTCGGTGACCGCACCGCGCACGCCATTCTCGCCAAACGCCAGCAGGAGCATCACGAGCTGACCGCACTGGTGCAACGCAGCCTGATCAGCAAGCTGGAAAAGGGCGCCAAGGCGCTCAGCCACACCCGCTTTCTCCACACTGAGCCGCACCACGATGATTTGATGCTGGGCTATCTGCCCGCCATCGTGCGCCACATGCGCGATGCCAGCAACACCCACTACTTCGTCTGCCTGACCAGCGGCTTTACCGCGGTGACCAATCAATACATGCGGCAACAGCTCGACCGGCTGGGCGAGTTCATCGACATGCCCGAGTTTGCCGCACTGTTGCGCGAAGGCTATTTTGCGCCCGACAATGATGAGGGCCGCAATCGCGATGTCTGGCAATACCTCGACGGCGTGGCCGCCAACCGCAACCGCGTGAAGGATGAAGGCACCGCGCGCCGCCTGTTGCGCAATCTCATCGAGCTGTTCGACGAGCATGATCTCAACAACATCAAAGATCGCATCGCCGAGCTGGCGCACTACTTCGACAAGCAGTATCCCGGCAAGAAGGATCCCGACTACATTCAGCGCCTGAAGGGCATGTGCCGGGAGTGGGAAGCGGAATGCCTGTGGGGTTACTTCGGCTGGGATTGCGCCAACGTCCGGCATTTGCGGCTGGGATTCTACACCGGCGACATCTTCACCGAGGAACCCACGGTCGAGCGCGACGTCGTGCCGGTGCTCCGCACGGTGGAAGACGTGAAGCCTGACGTGGTGAGCGTGGCACTCGACCCCGAAGCCAGCGGCCCGGACACCCATTACAAAGTGTTGCAAGCGATCACCGAAGCGCTCAAGCGCTACGAGAAACACAGCGGCCGCTCCGACCTGCGGGTGTGGGGCTACCGCAACGTCTGGTTCCGTTTTCATCCCAGCGAGGCCAACATCTATGTGCCGGTGTCGCTCAACATGTTCTCGGTGATGCAAAGCGCGTTCATGAACACCTTCATTTCGCAGAAGGATGCTTCGTTCCCGAGCTACGAACACGACGGCCCGTTTTCCGAATTGGCGCAGAAGATTCAAACCGAACAATATCAGCGCATCAAGATTTGCCTGGGCCGGGAGTGGTTTCACGAGCATGAGAGCGCGATGATCCGCGCCACCCGCGGCCTGGTGTTCTTGAAGGAGATGAATTTGCAGGAATTCTATCAGCGCAGCCGCGAGCTCAAGCAGGCCGCCGAGAACCGCTGA
- a CDS encoding cytochrome c: protein MMDTLGNAILGMVFLALSLAGTFLMYKLWGYPFDEQQQKSTAPRPLVLLHRAIGYLYLAIYLYLMSQMVPRLWQYQVELPARTVAHLMLGMAIGVLLLAKVMIVRFFKYLEAQMAPLLGTGLLVCTALLIGLSVPFAWREHYLSQRAAGGPAFERENLARVAALLPQAGFPAEVPVAALATPAALRQGRAVLLKKCVQCHDLRTVLLRPKTPGQWRETVARMAERAVLAEPLNEFEQRFATAYLIAITPELQKSAMTIRQQEIKREEARAAIAAVSATLPQELPAAQAAAEADLSAARTLFEQTCSQCHSLGNIEKSPPASAADATALLDRMIDNGLDVTDEEFEQLVFYLTRTYGKN from the coding sequence ATGATGGACACTCTTGGCAACGCGATTCTCGGGATGGTCTTTCTGGCGCTCTCGCTCGCCGGCACGTTCTTGATGTACAAACTGTGGGGCTATCCCTTCGATGAACAGCAGCAGAAGAGCACGGCGCCGCGGCCGCTGGTGCTGCTGCACCGCGCCATCGGCTATCTCTATCTCGCGATCTATCTCTATCTGATGTCGCAGATGGTGCCGCGCCTCTGGCAGTATCAAGTTGAACTGCCGGCGCGCACCGTTGCCCATTTGATGCTGGGCATGGCCATCGGCGTGCTTCTGCTCGCCAAGGTCATGATCGTGCGCTTCTTCAAATACCTCGAAGCGCAAATGGCGCCGCTGCTCGGCACCGGTTTGTTGGTGTGCACCGCGCTGCTCATCGGACTTTCGGTGCCCTTCGCTTGGCGCGAGCACTACTTGAGCCAGCGCGCTGCCGGCGGTCCGGCCTTCGAACGGGAAAATCTCGCGCGCGTTGCCGCGCTGTTGCCGCAGGCCGGTTTCCCTGCCGAGGTTCCCGTTGCCGCGCTGGCCACCCCAGCGGCGCTGCGCCAGGGCCGCGCGGTTCTTTTGAAGAAATGCGTGCAGTGTCATGATCTCCGCACCGTGCTGCTGCGGCCGAAGACGCCCGGCCAGTGGCGCGAGACGGTCGCGCGCATGGCCGAACGCGCGGTGCTGGCCGAGCCGCTCAACGAATTCGAGCAGCGCTTTGCTACGGCCTATCTCATCGCCATTACGCCGGAGCTGCAGAAATCCGCCATGACCATTCGCCAGCAGGAAATCAAGCGCGAGGAAGCGCGGGCGGCGATCGCCGCGGTTTCAGCAACGCTGCCCCAGGAGCTTCCCGCCGCGCAAGCTGCGGCGGAGGCCGATCTCTCGGCGGCTCGAACCCTGTTCGAGCAAACTTGCTCGCAATGCCACAGCCTGGGCAATATCGAAAAAAGCCCGCCCGCCAGCGCCGCTGACGCCACCGCGCTGCTCGACCGTATGATCGACAACGGCCTGGACGTCACCGACGAGGAATTCGAGCAGCTCGTGTTCTACCTCACGCGCACCTACGGCAAGAACTGA
- a CDS encoding OmpA family protein — translation MPTKFTLLVRAAGLELLLPILFFLAPFSSFDFTLAAMQNMSLNSKGLEPAKVKPRVDKDGDGLSDHEEKMLGTNPRSPDSDKDGLIDSDEINRHHTNPTQADSDGDGLSDFEEVEKYHTDPNQRDSDRDGLEDRVELLETRTDPLRPDSDRDGLLDGEEVLQYRTDPRRRDSDGDGLSDGEEVRSLLSNALTSDSDGDGVADELDQCPNELETANGYEDNDGCPDEQPAFWVEIGQSFLLSQVTFAEGQTQPAPQSREQLDGVCRTLREFPELAFEIRGYADNTGEAAQNLQISLARAQAVYDYLAAAGISRERMRCAGFGEANAIASNSSTEGRAKNRRIELYRLH, via the coding sequence ATGCCAACGAAATTCACCCTCCTGGTGCGCGCCGCCGGTCTGGAGCTGCTCCTGCCAATACTTTTTTTCCTCGCGCCGTTCTCCTCTTTTGATTTCACGCTTGCCGCGATGCAAAACATGAGTCTCAACTCCAAGGGCCTTGAGCCGGCGAAAGTCAAGCCACGAGTCGACAAGGATGGCGACGGCCTCTCGGATCATGAAGAAAAAATGCTGGGCACCAACCCCCGATCACCGGACAGCGACAAAGACGGTCTGATCGACAGTGATGAGATCAACCGCCATCACACCAATCCCACCCAGGCGGACTCAGACGGCGACGGCCTGTCGGATTTCGAAGAAGTGGAAAAGTATCATACCGATCCCAACCAGCGCGACAGCGACCGTGATGGCCTGGAGGATCGCGTTGAATTGCTGGAGACGCGCACCGATCCGCTGCGGCCCGACAGCGATCGCGACGGCCTGCTGGACGGTGAGGAGGTGCTGCAATACCGCACCGATCCCCGGCGGCGCGACAGCGACGGTGACGGCCTCAGTGACGGCGAAGAAGTGCGCAGCCTGCTCTCCAACGCGCTCACCTCGGACAGCGATGGGGACGGCGTGGCCGATGAGCTGGATCAGTGCCCGAATGAACTGGAAACCGCCAACGGCTACGAAGACAACGATGGCTGCCCGGATGAGCAGCCGGCCTTTTGGGTGGAGATTGGGCAATCCTTCCTGCTGAGCCAAGTCACATTTGCCGAGGGCCAGACGCAGCCGGCGCCGCAGTCGAGGGAGCAGCTCGACGGCGTTTGCCGCACGTTGCGTGAGTTTCCGGAACTGGCGTTCGAGATTCGCGGCTATGCCGACAACACCGGCGAGGCCGCGCAGAATTTGCAGATTTCACTGGCACGGGCGCAAGCGGTGTACGATTATCTCGCTGCCGCTGGCATTAGTCGCGAGCGCATGCGTTGCGCCGGCTTTGGCGAAGCGAATGCCATTGCCTCCAACAGCAGCACCGAGGGCCGCGCCAAAAACCGTCGCATTGAACTGTATCGCCTGCATTGA
- a CDS encoding DUF3078 domain-containing protein — MRKLVAHALTLAALLAAGTAVAQEAPKPEPMGWKKNLIGALTLTQNSYSNWTQGGENAVAWKGVIETLWENNQTTINWKNTGKLAYGQVKQGDQEVRKSDDELRVESVLTYKVGKYLNPYVAFNGLTQIANGYDYGKTPRLLVSDTFDPTFLRQSLGMGYKPVNNFVTRLGLSVKETIVGTEEFRPLYGNALDENVRVETGIESVTDFSQKLEENVLFTTKLEMFSAFEHLEEVDVNWDNTLTAKLGKLFTVNMNVRVLYDENLSKKRQLKQVLGFGVSYTFF; from the coding sequence ATGCGAAAACTCGTGGCACATGCCCTTACTCTGGCTGCCCTCTTGGCGGCCGGGACGGCGGTGGCGCAAGAAGCGCCCAAGCCGGAGCCGATGGGCTGGAAGAAGAATCTCATTGGCGCGTTGACCCTGACCCAAAATTCCTACAGCAACTGGACGCAAGGCGGCGAAAACGCGGTGGCCTGGAAGGGTGTCATTGAAACGCTCTGGGAAAACAATCAAACCACAATCAATTGGAAGAACACCGGCAAACTTGCTTACGGCCAGGTCAAACAGGGCGATCAGGAAGTGCGCAAAAGTGACGACGAGTTGCGGGTGGAATCGGTGCTGACCTACAAAGTCGGCAAGTATCTCAATCCCTATGTTGCCTTCAACGGACTGACGCAGATTGCCAATGGCTATGACTACGGGAAAACGCCGCGTTTGCTGGTGTCCGACACTTTTGATCCCACCTTCCTGCGGCAGAGCCTGGGCATGGGCTACAAGCCGGTCAACAATTTCGTCACGCGTCTGGGCCTTTCGGTGAAGGAGACCATTGTCGGCACGGAAGAATTCCGGCCGCTGTACGGCAACGCACTCGATGAGAACGTGCGGGTCGAAACCGGTATCGAGTCGGTGACGGATTTCTCGCAGAAGCTCGAGGAGAATGTTCTATTCACCACCAAGCTGGAAATGTTCAGCGCGTTTGAGCATCTCGAGGAGGTGGATGTCAACTGGGACAACACCCTCACGGCCAAGCTCGGCAAGCTCTTCACGGTCAATATGAACGTGCGCGTGTTGTATGATGAAAACCTCTCGAAGAAGCGCCAGCTCAAACAAGTGCTGGGCTTCGGCGTGTCCTATACCTTCTTCTAA
- the mscL gene encoding large-conductance mechanosensitive channel protein MscL, which yields MLKEFREFAMRGNVVDMAVGIIIGAAFGGIISSLVNDVIMPPVGLLTGGIDFSNLAVNLQNEPAVAIKYGVFINAVINFVIIAFAMFMIVRAMNRLKKKEEAAPAAPTTKECPECMMTIPLKAKRCGHCTAVVA from the coding sequence ATGTTGAAAGAGTTCAGGGAATTCGCGATGCGCGGCAATGTCGTGGACATGGCCGTGGGCATCATCATCGGCGCGGCCTTCGGCGGCATCATCAGTTCGTTGGTGAATGACGTGATCATGCCGCCCGTGGGTCTGCTCACCGGCGGCATCGATTTCAGCAACCTGGCGGTCAATCTCCAGAACGAGCCGGCGGTTGCGATCAAGTACGGCGTCTTCATCAATGCCGTGATCAATTTTGTCATCATTGCCTTTGCCATGTTCATGATCGTGCGGGCCATGAATCGCCTGAAGAAGAAGGAAGAAGCTGCGCCCGCCGCACCCACGACCAAAGAATGCCCGGAATGTATGATGACGATTCCGCTCAAGGCCAAGCGCTGCGGCCATTGCACCGCCGTGGTAGCGTAA